The DNA segment AAAACGATTCAAATTGTTGGAAGCATGAGAGAAGGAAGGAACGTAAAGAACGCGCGCGCGGGCGCACGATCTGAGATGATCGGAAAGGGGCCGAACATGGCAGACTGGCGACGGGGGAACTATATAGCAGGGATGAGGCGATGAACGGCTGCGAGTGGCCGAGCTGGCAACGGATGGAAGCCACGTGTATCCACTCCCCGTCGCCGGCCTGCCGAAGCCCTAAGAAATCGAGCGCGTACTGACGAAAACCCTTCGCAATTAAGAACCTATTTGCGGGTTCGGAGTTCGAAACGGATCGGATGCATATATGCCACCCCGAGCAGGTGACCTCCCGGTTTCGGATCTTAAACCCTGTGATCACAAGTCCTCGTGGGGCCATGGCTTGCAAACAATAAGAAAAGTAGTACATCAAGAAACCCGTAATAACGCCAACCCCAGTAGCAGTTAAAAGAGGGCAGAAATGATGTGTGCGAGTCAAGTAAAACATTGGAAGATCCATTAACTTCAACGCATGATGGTGAACCATCTTGTACGAGGTGGGTAAAAGATCAAACTAATGGACGACAACACGCATATAGTGTGTGAATCACAATTCTGGACATTGTCATGCCTCCTGTCAAGCAGCCGAAGGCAAACTAAAAGCATTGGTGGCAAAAAATCATCAATCAAGTAGATATAGTAGCAAACTTTATTAAATGAGCATCAAAAGTAGTCTTTTGTGGGCATGctcaaatataattttcaagcaaGCCACATACCAGAAAGAGTCTGCACCTCCtgcacatgaaatcttttatcctCGACAGCAAAGTATGTCAATCAGCACCAATTGCAGATTTACAGGAACAATTAACTAGAAAACATGTTTGTTGAATATTCAGGAGAAAACACAAATCAAAAAGAAATTTATGAACATCGGATGAGGCATAAGATATGTAGCTTTGCATGACATTGAGAAAAATGTTCTCTGGATAGGCATAGGATATTTATGAGATATGTAGCTTTGCATGACACAGAAAAATGTTCAGTGGATACGCATAGGATACACCACAAGAAGCCTGATGCTGCTGTTATATAGTCTAAAACCTGAAAACTATTACTTGAAATTTAACTCTCATGAGTCGCATAAAAGACGATGGCTGATAATTGCATGAGATTGAATTTAGCGTTGCTTGGCAGCACGAGAAGGTCCCAAGTAATTAGTAACCAACCCCATGACTCCAAACCTGGCAAAAGTTTAAAAGTAATTAGTTTGATATTGGCAAAACATCATGGAAGCTGTGGTTGCTACATCAGTCATCAATTGATATTCACACAATGCAACATTTTGCATATCTGATACCATTGGCAAAACCAATGACCAGTGATTTAAGAAGAGGAGCACTCGATCCAAACAGTCACTTACATAAAAGCCATAGATAACTGTTTAAAATCATTCTCAAAATTCTTCATGTTTGCAAGGGACTGAGCACAAAAGATGATCGCCAGCCACGAACAGAGCTTGTACTGCAGAGAAAGAAAAATTCATTACTGTGAAGTATACATGTAATAACTAGTCATGAATATCTCATAATTTGTCGCTTCTTCAACAAAAATGATCATGATCGCAGAAATCATGATTATGAGCAATCAAGCTTGGGCCCCTTGCTGGGgagagaaaaggaagaaagatGGTATGAACTACGGAAGCACCAAATAACAAAACACAAACGCTATAATGACAATATTTATGAGTTTAAAAGTTCTGTCTCgatttttataaatgataaagtaCAGCAATTATATAAATCATCCTAGATTGAATAGAGCATACAAAATATGGTCTTGTATATGTATTTGATATACAATGACGATATGACACATATGCCCTTAATATGGAGAAAACTAGTATATGCCAATGACATATGGTAGATACCCAAGAAAGTATTTGGACCCTTTTAAAATCTcctaatgatatttttattataatatttcagCTTAATTTGACATTTTGCTTATCACCATGAGCTAGGAAACCATGACATGTTGATCTGCTAGATGGTTGATATTCTCAACCACCACACCTAAGGTAAATTGTACCTACAATTCTATCGTTCCCAACTAAGCATTTAAGAAGTTTAATTTTTCATCTGACACTAACACTTAAAAGCAATGTACTTTACATCTAAATTGTTCCATTGATAGAATAAAGAACATAAAGAACATCATGCAAATGGTCCaatgatcataatataatttcAGCTCAATAAAGCACATAAGTTACATGTTTAACTAattcatttgtgaaagattaattCAAGACAAAATTTCACAAATTGATCCTTTCATAATTCCCTACGTACTAAGGCAATGTATACTTGTAAAAGCACTCTGTCAGCTCGAAATCAAGGCTCTTTGTACCTAATTAATCTCTTTTAGTAATTTTTTCTTATATTACACACAACTACTAGTGGAATCTCAACCACTAGAGAGCCCAAAATGGATGAAATTAAAGGTCAACAATTGTGGTTGATTGTGAAATCATTTCAATTAGGCAGACAAATAATATAAGATGATCAAATATGATCCTAAGCCTTCATCCATGCCCAAGAATTAGAATACCTGGGCTCGAATCCCGCCTTCGAGACTTACCatttatgaaaagaaaaaaaaattcagaataCTGCCAATCTAGGGCATCAACATCTTTAAGAGGAAGAATACATCCCAAGCCTTTATCTACTCCTAAATTATTTGTTTTTATGTAATTGgttgagaggaagaagaaaaaagcaaAATGGCCAATTTTGACTGGTCCAGAATTGTGTGGTCTAAAGGTCAAAACTCATAGCTAAGTATGAGAAATGAGACCATTTTGTTTACCATCAGTAATTGATATTACACGGTCAGATGTCATTTTCAGCCTTTCTTCCCATGAACAAGGATCAGGGTGTCCTACCTCGATTCAGGGCATCAATGACCAGATTCTAACTCCCTTTAAGAAGGGTTTTTCAACAACGCGGAGAAAAAAACAATCCCTTTGTGCTCATCAACGAAATTCCTTTCGTATGAAAGGAATGCCGCAATTTCAACCATCACCAACTCATCCACTTGTGTGGAACCACCAGCCGTCTGTGCTCATCGATCGATTCATCAAATAGATTTAGTATTACGATTGAATAACACCAAAAACTACGCATAAAATTTCAGATCTAATGCCATAAATAGCTAATAcgtaatagagagagagagagagagagagagagagagagagagagagagagagagagaaaaggaaaagaagaaatacGCGCAACGTGACGCCGACGACGCCGAAGACGACGGCGAGGAATCCGGCGTAGTCGATGGGGAGATCCTGCGGCGACAAGGTGGGAGGGACGTAGGGCTTCGCGGCGGACGGCAGCCTCGGATCGTTCGCGGAAGAGCTGGTCGTCTCCTTCATCGCGGCTCGCTCTCCTCCCGTCGCCGGTTAGCCTTTTCCTGTCCGAGATCTCGATACAAAGCGCCCAAACCGATCCGCACGCGATGGGCGTAATGTAACTAACCCCAGCTTAATAGGTGAGCCCAATAACGCCGGTCCACAACCTCGAACCCACCCGGCCCGAGCCGTGCACGTGGCACCATCTGACCCGAGAGTAATAGATGATGACTAAACGTACGATGAAGCCTTTACTAATAATGCATAATACTAATAGTTTTTGGTCGAACAAAGAAGCATTAACTAATACGAATGGGCATCTATCCTAAATCTATAAACTAGTCAACCACATAGCACAAAGTTTCTCTCTTACATAAAACAATTATCACATATTCCTCTTATAATATCATCTTATATACACAACTAAAGAAGACACGTTTTCTATGCTACTTGTGATCTAAAGACTGATGATGCAAATGCGAAATTTCGAAAGGTTGAAGCATAAAACAGCACTCCTTGTgaactttttttccttctttttgggtAGAAATTTTCACCCTCTAAATGAACtgcttattatttttatgaatgtaCTACTAACTTCATGAGGATTGGGATTGGGATTGGGATCTTAAGAAGTAATCCTACATGAGGATGTTCTAACTATTTCTTTTACCTTCTTGGATGACCACTTCAGCTGTCCTCTAGCATGAAATTGTTTGTAGATTGACTCGACATAGCTTCGTAAACACTCACTCCTATTAGAGCAACCGCAGCTGTCCCAAAAGATTGTGTGTAGATGTTCTGCAAAGCAGGAGATTATTTTAATACATAAAAGCATAGCAGTCCCAAAGGATTAAAAGTCATAACCTCCGTTCGATTTATTTTAACACATAAAATATTTGACACCGGACTCATTTATCTAAAATTAAGGATTCAAAATCTCATCTAAcatattttctttataaaataTTCAAGTTATACTTAAGTGtaattaattaagaataattaacaacaacaataacaccaAGCTGTTATCTCCACCAAATCCGGTTCCACCGAAAATACAAAGTAATCGATTAAGGTGCTGATAGCCTATCGGCTAAAACTCATATCCACAAACGATAAAAATATTAAGCTAACTTTCTCAGAtactataaacaaaaaaaattgaagcatTATCAAATTATGTAACGCACGTCAAATACAAGTTagaaaagaaagaataaattgCAACAAACAACAAGATCAAAAAGATTCAgaacacttcaaaattcatgATATATAGACATGTACAATGATATAACAGACAAGGTGCCGGGGATAGATCTCAACACTCACAACACAGCTCCAAAAAATTTAGCAGAACCCTGTACAAATAATGGGCTTTGGACTCAACATGCAAAAACAGAAAGGAGAGGAAATATGGAGGTCTTCCGAAACCGCAAAAGTCCCCTTGAAATCTCTGTACATTGTTATTTCCCTCCAACGGCAGTTCAAAATCTTGAGGCCCTCACAGCTCCTTTCACAATTTGACTTCCACTGATAACACAAGAAAATTGGAAGCCCCTTCCTCGGTATCGCACTCCAAAATAGAATCCAAGGGCGACCACGACCCACCATATTGCAGGAGTAATTGCTAGACACtagtcaacaatatatatatatatatatatatatatatatatatatataaagagagagagagagagagagagagagagagagagagagagagagaaaccagATTGTGTTTCAAGTTTGGACTCAAAGTCAGTACCACCTAGCATAGGTGGCTTGGGTCACTCTGAATCCTTTGTAGATCCTGGAGCAGCACTCACAACGCAAGAAGCTTCTCCATTTGTGGAGGTGGACAGACATCCCTGATGGTTCTCTTCGCCACCACTGACAGTCCTCGAGCTGCCCGACCTTGACCTGATACTGGTGCCCACAGGGAAGGGCTCCTACAATAAAAACCTAAACACATAAAAATACCATACCAAGAAACTGCAATACAAAAGACTGACCAGGCATAATATGACATATTCAGGCCTGCAGCATGAATTCTTCTTTAATACACATAACATGGAGTATATGACTTAGAAGGTAGATGTATTTTCGGATTTTCCAACATTAAATGTGTTTATCAAGCAGCATCAGAAGGATACTGGTTATAATGCTTGCTACGAGGCTGAGATAGCTTATAAGTTGTTCAGTATACTTCAATATGGTTCATAGGTAGGAACCAACTATATGAGTTTGCCCTGATATTAGACATCGGAAGATACAAACATGATAAAGAAAAATGGCCAGACCCTTCCTCTTCCCTGGTTTTCCAGTTTTTATATGAAAACCAATGATGTTTTACCCCCTTAATTTTCAATCTAAAGTTCCTTGTCCCTCTTTTAGTTTTCTGTTTTCTCCATATAGAGTTTTAAAATGACTTTGCTC comes from the Musa acuminata AAA Group cultivar baxijiao chromosome BXJ1-10, Cavendish_Baxijiao_AAA, whole genome shotgun sequence genome and includes:
- the LOC135595868 gene encoding protein Asterix-like, giving the protein MKETTSSSANDPRLPSAAKPYVPPTLSPQDLPIDYAGFLAVVFGVVGVTLRYKLCSWLAIIFCAQSLANMKNFENDFKQLSMAFMFGVMGLVTNYLGPSRAAKQR